A stretch of DNA from Rickettsia hoogstraalii:
AAAATTTAAACAGATATTTACAGGTAGAAACTATTTGGAAGAAAGATTAGGAAAAGTTGTAGATAAATATATTACTCTAAGTGATGGATATGTAGTGAAGATAATTAATGATAAAATCTTTTCAAATGCTTTAACAAATCCTGAAATAGCTGAAGGTCTAACAAAATTTTTGAATGAAAATAAAGATAAAGCAGCAACTAATCCTGAATTTAAAAATTTAATTCCTGTTAAGGGTGAGGCTATTATAGTTCAACCGCAAGAAGTTAATAATTTTAATTTAGCGGAACTCAGAAAAATCAATCCAATAGCATTTGATAAAACCATATTTGAAGATTTAATAAAACTAAGAAGTTCTAATATAAAACCTCCGCAAACTACTCCTGGTACTTCTACTAAAAATCAAGAAGCAGTAAGAAGTAAGGGTTAAATTTTAATATAATTTGGAAAGTCTATGTTATTGTGAGAAAGTCGTGTTGCGTGGATACCAAGTCGTCATTGCGAGGAAATTACGAAGTAATTGACGAAGCAATCCAGTAAAAAATTCTTATTTACAGAATTTTTTTAATTATTTCCTGGATTGCCGCGTCGCTTCGCTCCTCGCAATGACGACTTGGTATCTACGCAACAATGCCTTGCGAGCAGCCATAGGCTGCGTGGCAATCTCGTAAAATATCCTGAGATTGCTTCGTCGAAACTTACAGTTTCTTCTCGCAATGACGATATTTATTTTTAGTGAGTAATGCTTGGTGGAACGGTTAAATACTCCTCTTTCCATAATTCATTATAGAGAATAGGGGCGATATTACCGCCTGAGATTAGTACTAGTAATTTTTGAGGTTTGGATTGTGTTTTTAACCAATTTACCACTGAAACCATATTTATACTACTTGACGGCTCGCATATAACTTTAAGTAAATGAGTAAGCCACGCCGTCCAGTAATATATTTCATATTCTTCTGCTAAATAAAAATGATCAAGTTTTTTCAGATATTCAAATGTACGAGCTGATACACTTAAGGTTTTAAGACCGTCTGCGATGGTAGTCGGTGCGTCATCAAATCTATATATCTTATTATTTTTAACCGATAAATAAGCATCATTAGCCGTAAACGGTTCTGAACCTATTAACAAGCTTGTCGGTGATATTAATTCCTTGGCAAGATATGAGCCGGAAATTAAACCTCCGCCGCCGCAAGAGGCAAAAATAGCATCAGGACTAAAGCCTAGCTGCTGTAATGCTTCATAACATAACGTGCCTGCTCCTGCTATTGTAGAATCACTATCGGAAGGATGCATATAGTAAAATCCTTGCTTTTCATCTTCTTTTGCTTTTTCTTCCGCTTCTTGTCGAGTATATGTATATATAACTTCACCGCCGTAATAAAGAGCTGCTTGCTGTTTTACTTTTGAAGTATTTAACGGTAAATAAATCCTTGTTTTAATACCGAATAATTTACTTGCATAAGCAAGACCAATCCCATGGTTACCCGTACTATAACCGACTATTTTATCAGGTAATTTTCCTTGCTCTTTTAATTCTAATAAATGATTTAACACTCCTCTAACTTTAAATGCACCGGTTTTTTGTAATGATTCAACCTTAAAAAAAATCTCATGACCGAGCATCTCATTTAAGCTTTCAGAGTGAACGATCGGAGTTAAATGTAGATATTGTTTTATTCTATTATGTGCAGTAGCTACATTTTGAGAAGATTGTAGGAATAAATTCATAAATATAATTAATAAAGATGGCTTGAAATCGCATTTATACTATATTATATAGTTAATAATTAGAAATTTTAAAAGGTTTTAATTGATGAATAAAAAATCCCTGCCGCTTATGGCATTACGAGATATGGTAGTATTCCCGGGAGTAATTGCTCCTATTTTCGTGGGTAGACAAAAATCGCTGCAAGCGTTATCTCATACTACCGTTTCTGAGGAAGATAATAGTAAATATATTTTAGTAACTTTACAGAAAAAATTTGATCAAGAAAACCCTAGTAAACATGAACTTTATAACACAGCTATACTTGCCAAGATTATCCAAATAGTGAAGTTGCCTAATAATACGGCAAAAATCTTAATAGAAGCAGTAGCAAGAGTAAAGCTAAGCAATATCAAAGGCGAAGAAGCTTTTGAAGCAAATTATGAAATTATTCCGGATGAAGAAATATTTGACGTTAATAACATGCGTTCATTAGTGGATAATGCAGTACAATTATTTAGTAAATATGCGATTAATAATAAGAAAGTTAATGCGGAAATTATTGAAACTATCAATAAAGAAATAAGTAATAGCACTAATTTTATAAATATTATAAATATATTAGCTTCACATCTGATAACTTCACTTGAGGCAAAGCAGCATTTATTAGAAGAAACTAGTCCTTTTAAGCGTATCACTACGGTTATTAGTACGCTTACTTCCAATATAGTAAATTCAGAAACCGAGCAGGCATTGCAGCAAAGAGTAAGAAAGCAAATCGAAAAAACGCAGCGTGATTATTATCTGCACGAACAAATGAAAGCTATTCAAAAGGAGCTTGATGAAGATAAATCGGAACTTGCCGATATTGAGAAAAAAATTAAAAGTTTAAAATTATCTAAAGAAGTTAAAGAGAAAGCAGAATCAGAGCTTAAAAAACTCAGTAGTATGAATCAAATGTCGGCAGAGTCGGGAGTGACGCGTAATTATCTTGAGACTTTGCTAAGTTTGCCTTGGGGTAAGTATGATAATAGCAAAATAGATATTAACCAAGCAGAGAAAATTTTAAATCGTGACCATTTTGGACTCGAAAAAGTTAAAGAACGAATTATAGAATATTTAGCGGTATTACAGCGTTCAAGTAAAATTAGAGGACCTATATTATGTTTGATAGGTCCGCCAGGGGTCGGTAAAACTTCACTTGTAAAATCTATTGCCGAAGGAATGGGCAGAAAATACACTAAATTTGCTCTCGGCGGTGTTAGAGACGAAGCAGAAATCAGAGGGCATAGAAAAACTTACCTTGGATCAATGCCCGGTAAAATTTTAGGTCAACTTAAGAAAGTTAAGACTAGTAATCCAGTAATGCTGCTTGATGAAATCGATAAAATGAGTTCTGATTTTAGAGGTGATCCGGCATCCGCTTTACTTGAGGTATTAGACCCTGAGCAGAATAGTCACTTTGTTGATCATTATCTAGAAGTAGAATATGATCTATCAAATGTAATATTTATTGCTACTGCTAACTCTCATGATTTACCTAGAGCTTTAAGTGATAGAATGGAAAAAATATATATTTCCGGTTATGTAGAGGAAGAAAAACTCCAAATCGCCAAAAATTATTTAGTGCCGAAACAATTTAAAATGCATAAAATTAAGAAAGATGAAATTACTATATCCGAGACGGCAATTTTAGATTTAATTAGATATTATACCAAGGAATCAGGTGTAAGAGCTTTAGAACGTGAAATAGGGGCATTAACTAGAAAAGCATTAAAGCAAATTTTAGCAGATAAAACAGTTAAGCATATTGCCATAGATAGTAATAATCTTGAAGAATTTTTAGGGGCTAAAAAATATAATTTCGGGCTTGCCGAGAAAGAAGATCAAATAGGTAGTACTACAGGACTTGCTTATACTGAAGTAGGAGGAGAGCTTTTAACTATAGAGGCTTTAACATTTCCAGGGAAAGGTGAAATAAAGACCACCGGAAAACTTGGTGATGTTATGAAAGAATCGGCAATGGCTGCCTATAGTTGTTTTAGAAGCAGAGCAACAAATTTTGGATTAAAATACGACAATTATAAAGATTTTGATATTCACATTCACGTACCGGCCGGCGCTATTCCAAAGGATGGACCGTCTGCTGGTTGTGCTTTGTTTACTACTATTGTTTCGTTAATGACTAAAATACCCGTACACCGCACTGTAGCAATGACCGGTGAAATTACTTTAAGAGGAAATGTTTTACCTATCGGTGGTCTTAAGGAGAAGTTACTTGCTGCGAGTAGGGGAGGGATTAAAACCGTATTAATTCCTGAGAAGAATGTTAAAGACTTAAAAGATATACCGTCGAATATAAAAGAAAGCCTAGAAATTATATCCGTGTCAAATATCGACCAAGTACTTAAGCATGCTTTGGTAGAAACGCCGATAAATAAATATAAAACGCCTTGCTCTTTTCCAAATTAAACTTCGTCTATCTGCTTTTCATTTACTAGAAGTATATAGTACCGGATAATTTTTAAAAACCCTCGATGTCATTCCTGCGAAAGCAGGAATTCAGTAACCTTTAATGTCATCCCGTGGCTTGACCACGGGATCTCGTATCGCAGACTAAGTCCTAAGATACCGCGATCAAGTCGCGGTATGACACCAAAGAAACTTGGATTCCCGCTTTCGCAGGAACGACATTGGTATTCACGCGGGCAATGCCTTCTCGCAATTACGGAAAAACCGAGCCATGCAATAACACCGCAATCTTTCGACTGTGGTTCAATCCATAAAATTTATTACTTTCTTATAAATAATCCCAAAAATCTATTGTTGTAAAAAAGTTGCTACAAATTATTAATCATTACTAATTATTAATTAAAATTAACTTTATCTATATAAAATATATTAAGATTTTTTAACTAATTACTAATATTTATTAAAAAATAATTAATGTATTGGGGTTAATATTAATGAAAAAATCAAAAATATTAAGAAAATTTTTAGCAACGGCATCATTATGCGGAACATTATTCACTAGCTCTAATGCCACAGGAGCAACAATTCCTAATCTCGGTAGCGTAAGCTTGAGTACCGGTGCCGGTCTTGTAGGAGGAGTATTTCATAACGGCGATATTATTCAAATAGCGGTTGGAGGGCTTGGAATTAAAATATCGGCAGATAAAGCAAATGCTGTTGTTGGCGGGATAAATACATTAATAGCACTACCTGCTTTTGGTGGGGTTGAGGTAAGTCAAAATGTATCAATAGGTCCTCTTAGTGCAACAGTAGGGCTTACTCCTAATTTCGGTCCTCTTAAATTTATTAATAATAATGTTACGTCAATTATTACCGGAGTCGGTAATCAAACATTTAGTAATATAGATTTCGCCGGTAAGAATTCTACTTTACAAATTAATAACGGTTTAAATATTACAACTCAGATAGATAATACGGTAGCCGGAAATAACGGTACAATAACTTTTGCAGGTACAGGGACTATATCAAATAATATAGGCTTAACTAATTCTTTTTCTCAAATAAATGTAGGCAATGGGGAAGCACAGATTTATATGCCTGGAGCAGGTAATAGCATAATTAATGCTGCAAATATAAATCTTACTAACAATAACTCTATACTTACTCTTTTTGACGGTAATGTAACAACGTTAACGGGTAATATAAATAATACTACCGGAGTTGACGGTCAAGGGATACTAAATCTAGCTCATGATTTAGCCAGTGATAATATATAGGCGATATAGGTAATATAGGCTCATTAGCCGCAGTAAATGTTTTACTTGGGTCGGCCAACACTTAATTCTACAATATTAAAAGCTGCTAATATTAATTTACAAAGTAATACATCCATACTTAATTTAGATGACGACATAATTGTTACGGGTAATATAAACGGTGCTAACGGAGTAAACGGTACATTAAATTTTATAGGGAATGCTACACTTAACGGAAATATAAATAATTTAAATATACTTCAGTGTAGTGGAGGTAACGGTAAGATTCTTGATTTACAAGGTAATACTACAGTAAATAGTATTGTTTTTGCAGATAGTGTTTTAGCTTCGGGAACTATAAGTGTTAACGGTCTATTAGATGTAGGAGGTATTACTTTTAATAATAGTAATCTAGCGGCGGTACTTTATAATAATAAATACCAAAAATACAATCAATGTTGCATTATTAAACGCTATAAAAGCAAAAATACAAATAAATGCTAATTTAACAATCAATGATCCAAGTGCCGGAGATATAGGTGATATTAGAATAGCGGATAATACGACATATACAATAGATGCAGCAAATGGGAATGTAAATTTGCTAAATAACGGTGCTAAGATAATATTTGAAGGACCAAATTCAGAATTAGATTTAGTGAATACTAGTAACATAAATGATAGGCAATTTACCTTATATAATAATTTAGACAAATCCGGTAATGATGAATATGGAATAGTGAGAATAGGAGCAACCACAAAAGACCTAACTATAGCAAATAACGGTGGTCCTTATACTATAGGACAAGATAATACGCATCGCCTTAAGGAGTTTATAGTAGACGGAGCAGGTAATATCGTAGTGGATAATACGGTGTTTACGAAGTTATTGAGCATGAACAGTACGGGGCAGGTAACATTTAATCAAGCTTTAGATTTAGGTGCAGGCGGTAATATTGCCTTTGGAAAAGATGGTACACTAGTAGTAAACGGTGTAACCGGTTCAGTTACGACTTCTGCAAACAATCAAGGGACACTCACCATCAATAGCGGTAATATTAACGGTACGATAGGTAGCAATGGAAGTAGCTTGAAACTTGTAAATATCGGAGCAAATCCTGTTACGTTCTCAGCTAATGTATTTGCACCGGTAGCTTTGACTAATGCAGGTTCTGCTTTAACTTTAGCAGACGGTGTTACGCTAACCGGAGCAGTAACAACAAATAATAATACAAAAGGTATATTATCGCTTGGAATAGGAAGTAACGTGACCGGTCAGATCGGGGCAAATGGAGCAGCTCTTGAGAAAATAAATATCGGAGCCGGAGCTAGTAGCCTTGGTAGTAATATATATGTATATGCCGGCTCTACGGTATTAACAGATCAAACATCGGTGTTATAAACAATAATGTAGTTGTTAACGGAAATATAACTACTACTGCCGGAAACGATAGCGGTAAGTTAATATTTGCAGGCGATGGCAGCGTGATAGGTAACGTAGAAGCAAATGGAGCAGCGTTAGAAGAAGTAGTATTTAACGGTGTAGATAATATAGGCGGTACAGCAAATGGAGCATTTTACTGTAGCAAATATAGCAGCAAATGCAACGGTTACGGGACCTATGACCGGTGACTTAGTATATAATGCAGCAGGAAAAGTAACCACCGCCACCGGAGGACTTACAGGAAATATTGATTTTCAAAATAATGCGGGTACATTTAATTTAGGGGCGGGTAGCACACTTACTGGAACGGTAACTAGTACCGGCGGTGTAAATGGAACGTTAAATGTTTTAGATGCCGGTATAATTACCGGTGATATAGATAACCTAAATATATTAGAGTTTAGCGGTAGTACAGGTACAACGCTTGATTTACAAGGTAATACCACGGTAAATAGTATTATCTTTACAAATAATGCTGCAGCTTCAGGAACTATAAATGTAGGAGGCGAGTTAACTCTTGGTAGTCTTACTTTTAATGCTAATGCAGTAGGAGATGTTTTAGTAATAAATGCTCCAAGTACGATTAATGGAGCAATATTAAATGGTTTAAAAGGAAAGATAGAAATAAAAGCAAATTTAACAATTAACGATCCAAGTGCGGGTAGTGTAAACGAGATTGATATAGCTGATAATACAACTTATACGATTGATGCTAAAAACGGTAATGTAGATTTATTAGCAAATGGTGCAAAGATAATATTTGAAGGAGCTGATTCAGAGTTAGATTTAATAAATACTAGTAATGTAAATGATAGAACATTTACCTTGCATAATAATCTGAATCCATCGAATGTTCAGGATGAGTTTGGGATAGTAAGAATAGGAGCAACCAAAAAAGATCTAACTATAGCAAGTAACGGTGGTCCGTTTACTATTTGAGTTAGGTGATGGTGCTACGATTGATGGATCAGTTTTAGGTACTGGAGGAGTTGCCGATACATTGAATTTTATAGGTGACGGGAATGTAACTCAAAATATAGGTACGGATGCTGCAAATAGCCCTGCTACCATAAATATCCAAGGCGATAATACAAAAAACGTAACTATAGCAAATGATATATTTGTAGATAATATTAATTTTACAAACGGTGGAGTATTACAGCTTAGCGGAAATCTAACCACTCCTAATATTGATTTCGGAGCGAACGGTGGTACTTTAGAATTTAACGGTAATAATACATATAACTTAAATGCTGTTATAGCAAACGGACAAAACGGGATATTAAACGTTTTCACTACCTTGAAATCTACTGATGCAAGTATCGGTACGGTTAAAACGATTAATATAGGACAGGTAGGAACTCCACAAAACTTTACTGTTCAAGTTAATAACGGAAATTTAGCTCTTTTAAGTAGCCCAAATAGTAGCATTAATTTTGGTGATGCAGATTCACAATTAATATTATCTGCACCGATAGACCAGACTGTTACATTTGCTAATAGCTTAAACGGTATAAAAACCGGTGGCGGTATTGTTACTTTAGACGGTAACGGTAATAATTTAACTGTAAGCAGCAATAACGGTGCAACATTCGGTACTGTAGGTAATGAGCTAGCTAGTTTGAATATCAAAGGGAAAATTACTGTCACTAATAATTTGTAAGATTGCAAATATAAGTATCGGTGAAGTGGCCGGCAGTGCTACCTATGCTTTAGATGCTATAAACGGTGATTTTGACTTAAATACCGGCGGTATGGTATTTGAACATCAAGATTCAGTATTAGAACTTAAAAATAGTTCAAATGCTAATGACCGTACTATAACATTAACAGCTGCTTTAGATCCCGGTAATGATCAATTCGGTATAGTTAACCTAACCACAGATACTAACAAATTAACTATAGATAATAACGGTAATGCGGCTTATACGCTTGGTACTGTAAACCATAGGCTAAAACAATTAACTTTTTCTAGTATCGGTAATGGTGCTATAGCTTTAAACGTCGGAATCAATGTTGAAAATATTGCTTTGAACGTTAATGATATAGAGCTTGGTGTAGTTAATGCAAATGTTCTTTTTAACAAGAATACAACATATACGGCAACAGGTGACATAAACGGTAACGTAGACTTCCAAGGTAATGCAGGTGTAATAAATCTTGCTAACAGTGTAACAATTGACGGTAGCGTTACAAGTACCGGTAATGTGAACGGTACATTAAATTGGGGCGGAGCAGGTGAAGTTACCGGTTTAATCACTAATATAGCAATGCTGAAAGCAGGTGCAGGTGATGTATCGCCATCTGCCGGCGGTAATTATTCTATTACCGAAATTCAAGGTAACGGTAATAACGATTTAACCTTTGCTGCTAATTCAAACTTAACCGGCGGTATTAATACTAGCGGTGGACAGGCTTTAAATTTAGTGTTTACAAATGGCGGTAGCGTTAGCGGTTCTGTCGGTTCAAATGCAGCAGTCGGTGATATTACGGTACAAGCAGGAACGGTAAATTTTGGCAGTACCGTTAAAAGCGGTAATGTTATCTTATCGAACGGTGCTACGATGCAGGTTAATAATAACGTAACTGCTACTGATATCTCAGGTGAAAATGCTAATGACGGTACTTTAAAACTAAATAATCCTGCACCTATTAATATAACCGGTACGCTTGGCAATAATAATACTATAGGTACAATAGAAGTTGCAAATAATGATGCTACCGTTATAGGCGGGCTAAAAGCACAAAATATTAACTTCTCAAATGCAGCTCAGGCAGCTACCTTAACTTTAGGTGCAGCAGCACAAGTTACTAATATTACTACAGCAGGAAATAATATTCACACTTTAGCAGTAACGGATTTTGATACCGGTAACGGTGTTATAGGAACTGCAAATAACAGATTAAAAGCAATAGAGTTAACAGGTAATGGCACAGTTACGGTTAACTCTAAGAATTTTTATTCAGGAATTACCACCGCAAATAACGGACAAGGTAACGTAAAGCTAAATATAGACGGCGGGATTGTTTATGATTTAGGTAGTAAGCTAGGCAGTTTAGCAAGCGTACAAGTTAGTGGAAATAGTACGATTAAAGGTGATGTATATTCTAAAGATATTAATATTGATGCAGGTAAAAATATAGATTTTGATAGAGGTAATAATAACGCGAATCCAAAAAATTTAGCCGTACCCGGGGCTATAAGTAGATTTAGACGTATTACCTCGTTCTCTCTCACTATTTACTTACTTAACAGACATTAAAGCAGATAATTTAAATTTTGCAGATGCTACGACCACGACAAATTTCAAAGATGCAGTTTTAATAGATGCACTGATTAATAACGGCGGTACTTTAAAATTCAATGAAAATGTTTGGTTAAAACAAGAAATTACAAACGCAAAAAGCATAGAAATTGCCTCTAATAAATTCATGTTACTTGAGAAAAATATTAAAGCAAGCACTTTAATTGCCGATGAGGCAAATTTAGTATTGTTAAATAATTTAGAAATGAACACTAATTTGAATGTTAGAGACGTTGTATTAGATGTCGCTACTTATGAGCTAAAATATACAGGAAATGTTACGCATAACGGTCTACTTACCATTATTACTCATTTTGATACGGCATTACAAAAAGGCGGTCATATATTAGTCGGTAACGGGGCTAATGTCGATATGTCCGGTTTAGATAATTTAATAGTTAAAATTAAATCACGATCCGATATCACTAAAATCACCTCAAATACTAAACACCAAGTAGTAGCACTTGAAGCAGGTGCAACATTTACTCCTGCACCTCAAGCTAAAGTCACTATTGATGCAAGCAGTGAACAAAACAGATTTGTAAAATGGGTCAGTGATGCAAATGGTCTTGTATTGCTTGCAAATACCGATAATGGAGGCGGAGACGGTGGTGATGGAGGAGATAACGGAGGAGGTGATAATGGCGGTGGTGACGGAGGCAATGGCGGCGGTAATGGAGGAGGTGGTTCCGGTGGAGGCGGCAATTCCGGCGGCGGTGGTGTCGTCCCTATTTTTGATCCATCTCCTATCCTAGATGATACTAAAAACAACCAGGTAGCTTCCGGTATAGCAAATCAGCTTATTAATAATGTTAAAGATTTTGGTAATACTACTGATGCAGGTAAATTATTAAATGACTTAGGTTTGATGTCGCCGAGTAGAGTTTCTGAGACCTTAGATAGACTTGGTCACAGGACAAATACTAATGGAATTAACGAAGGAGTGGGAGAGTTTAGCGGTATAGAGATTGAGGATTTATTAACCGATATAGCAATAAATATAGATAACCTTACTTCTGAAGGGATTGGCAATAGGTTAGAAGAATTAGGCGATGAAAATACTTTAAGTGGTCTAAATGAACCGAATTCATCTCTTAAAAATAATAATCAGAATCGAAGAAGACGTTCTACTACTAATCAGGCAGCAGTTGCGGCAGGTGATGAA
This window harbors:
- the lon gene encoding endopeptidase La — protein: MNKKSLPLMALRDMVVFPGVIAPIFVGRQKSLQALSHTTVSEEDNSKYILVTLQKKFDQENPSKHELYNTAILAKIIQIVKLPNNTAKILIEAVARVKLSNIKGEEAFEANYEIIPDEEIFDVNNMRSLVDNAVQLFSKYAINNKKVNAEIIETINKEISNSTNFINIINILASHLITSLEAKQHLLEETSPFKRITTVISTLTSNIVNSETEQALQQRVRKQIEKTQRDYYLHEQMKAIQKELDEDKSELADIEKKIKSLKLSKEVKEKAESELKKLSSMNQMSAESGVTRNYLETLLSLPWGKYDNSKIDINQAEKILNRDHFGLEKVKERIIEYLAVLQRSSKIRGPILCLIGPPGVGKTSLVKSIAEGMGRKYTKFALGGVRDEAEIRGHRKTYLGSMPGKILGQLKKVKTSNPVMLLDEIDKMSSDFRGDPASALLEVLDPEQNSHFVDHYLEVEYDLSNVIFIATANSHDLPRALSDRMEKIYISGYVEEEKLQIAKNYLVPKQFKMHKIKKDEITISETAILDLIRYYTKESGVRALEREIGALTRKALKQILADKTVKHIAIDSNNLEEFLGAKKYNFGLAEKEDQIGSTTGLAYTEVGGELLTIEALTFPGKGEIKTTGKLGDVMKESAMAAYSCFRSRATNFGLKYDNYKDFDIHIHVPAGAIPKDGPSAGCALFTTIVSLMTKIPVHRTVAMTGEITLRGNVLPIGGLKEKLLAASRGGIKTVLIPEKNVKDLKDIPSNIKESLEIISVSNIDQVLKHALVETPINKYKTPCSFPN
- a CDS encoding serine/threonine dehydratase; this translates as MNLFLQSSQNVATAHNRIKQYLHLTPIVHSESLNEMLGHEIFFKVESLQKTGAFKVRGVLNHLLELKEQGKLPDKIVGYSTGNHGIGLAYASKLFGIKTRIYLPLNTSKVKQQAALYYGGEVIYTYTRQEAEEKAKEDEKQGFYYMHPSDSDSTIAGAGTLCYEALQQLGFSPDAIFASCGGGGLISGSYLAKELISPTSLLIGSEPFTANDAYLSVKNNKIYRFDDAPTTIADGLKTLSVSARTFEYLKKLDHFYLAEEYEIYYWTAWLTHLLKVICEPSSSINMVSVVNWLKTQSKPQKLLVLISGGNIAPILYNELWKEEYLTVPPSITH